A genomic stretch from Malus domestica chromosome 15, GDT2T_hap1 includes:
- the LOC103401064 gene encoding proteasome subunit alpha type-7: MARYDRAITVFSPDGHLFQVEYALEAVRKGNAAVGVRGTDTIVLGVEKKSTAKLQDSRSVRKIVNLDNHIALACAGLKADARVLINKARIECQSHRLTVEDPVTVEYITRYIAGLQQKYTQSGGVRPFGLSTLIVGFDPYTDSPSLYQTDPSGTFSAWKANATGRNSNSIREFLEKNYKETSGQETVKLAIRALLEVVESGGKNIEVAVMTKDHGLKQLEEAEIDAIVADIEAEKAAAEAAKKGPPRET, encoded by the exons ATGGCGAGGTACGACAGAGCCATTACCGTGTTCTCTCCAGACGGTCATCTCTTCCAAGTCGAGTACGCCCTCGAGGCCGTCCGTAAGGGTAACGCCGCCGTCGGCGTCCGCGGCACCGACACCATCGTTCTCGGCGTCGAGAAGAAGTCCACCGCCAAGCTCCAGGACTCCAG ATCAGTGAGGAAGATTGTGAACCTGGATAATCACATTGCTCTAGCCTGCGCTGGTCTCAAAGCAGATGCTCGTGTGTTGATAAACAAGGCACGGATTGAATGTCAAAGCCACAGGCTTACTGTCGAGGATCCAGTGACCGTTGAGTACATAACGCGTTACATTGCTGGTCTTCAGCAAAAGTACACACAAAGTGGTGGTGTGAGACCATTTGGTCTTTCAACTTTGATTGTCGGATTTGATCCGTACACAGATTCACCATCACTATATCAGACAGATCCTTCTGGGACTTTTTCAGCATGGAAAGCAAATGCAACTGGAAGAAACTCCAATTCGATAAGGGAGTTTCTGGAGAAGAACTACAAAGAAACTTCTGGGCAAGAAACTGTAAAGCTTGCAATCCGGGCTTTGCTTGAG GTTGTCGAGAGTGGAGGAAAAAACATAGAAGTTGCTGTGATGACAAAGGATCATGGTCTGAAGCAACTTGAAGAAGCTGAAATTGATGCCATTGTTGCTGACATAGAAGCAGAGAAAGCAGCTGCTGAGGCCGCTAAGAAGGGACCACCCAGGGAGACATGA